One Trichoderma atroviride chromosome 7, complete sequence DNA segment encodes these proteins:
- a CDS encoding uncharacterized protein (MEROPS:MER0029056): protein MFQAQPTPYSGSSYSPFPYGIAAAAPHSLDFLFPTGAGAGAGAGAGASSGGFQVYPPYSSSSPHHQHQHQQFALRQRLDRSGSPVIKMEDQDAGLHDMAAQQAAAERFQPGLEGPFVGEKTPSDAITQEYAKADPVYVEKTIALPQTYSHYRQIKGDGNCGWRAIAFAYYEKLIDLGDQARIEGEVARLMSLGSMLSNIGRYEYHEDFAEEAHGLLRDVAANIANPGLARVILLQRFNDNTVEANIIYYFRMLAATYLKGNAAIYDPFVADHGGIAAYCSQAIDIVNREIEHLGIVGLANLLLKPIDFVLEVAYLDRSPGSQVNRYRFPEEANEQDPAALGPTIYLLYRPDHYDILYRTPPVQAPSTLASNAADVQVNRVSSLTNNLAIHAVPGGEAGFPGANMDILSMLPGFGMNSLGPMTSMPEISPMTPPMASPVDDRYISSQQQPSWATPFPEPVPSQVAQQQPPPSFPPCSLASSNDSQHLHDSQPDNDERHKYQEQQQQQQPPPWACFECAAGGSHSWVPHSV from the exons ATGTTCCAGGCTCAGCCAACGCCCTATTCAGGCTCCTCCTACTCGCCCTTCCCCTATGGcatagcggcagcagctccccACAGCCTCGACTTTCTGTTCCCCACcggagctggcgctggagctggcgctggagctggcgcatCGAGCGGTGGCTTTCAAGTCTACCCGCCCTACAGCTCTTCGTCTCCGcatcaccagcaccagcaccagcagtTTGCCCTGCGACAGCGCCTCGATCGAAGCGGCAGCCCCGtcatcaagatggaggacCAGGACGCCGGCCTGCACGACATGGCCGCGCAGCAGGCGGCGGCCGAGCGATTCCAGCCAGGCCTCGAG GGCCCGTTTGTCGGCGAAAAGACGCCGAGCGACGCCATCACCCAGGAGTACGCCAAAGCCGACCCGGTATACGTCGAAAAGACCATT GCTCTGCCCCAGACATACTCCCACTATCGCCAGATCAAGGGTGATGGAAACTGCGGATGGCGCG ccatcGCATTCGCCTACTacgagaagctcatcgaccTCGGAGACCAAGCCCGGATCGAAGGCGAGGTGGCCCGCCTCATGAGCCTCGGCTCCATGCTCTCCAACATTGGCCGCTACGAATACCACGAAGACTTTGCCGAAGAGGCTCACGGCTTGCTGCGAGATGTTGCTGCCAACATTGCAAACCCGGGCCTGGCTCGAGTCATCTTGCTCCAGCGTTTCAACGACAACACCGTCGAGGCAAACATCATCTACTACTTCCGCATGCTGGCCGCCACCTATCTCAAGGGAAATGCAGCCATCTACGACCCCTTTGTTGCCGACCATGGAGGAATTGCGGCATACTGCTCGCAGGCGATTGACATTGTCAACCGTGAGATTGAGCACCTGGGCATCGTTGGCTTGGCCAACCTGCTGCTCAAGCCAATCGACTTCGTCTTGGAGGTTGCTTACCTGGACCGCAGCCCCGGCAGCCAAGTTAATCGCTATCGCTTCCCGGAAGAGGCCAACGAGCAGGACCCGGCAGCTCTTGGGCCTACGATATATCTGCTCTATCGCCCCGACCACTACGACATCCTGTACCGCACGCCACCCGTCCAGGCTCCGTCGACTCTCGCTTCCAATGCTGCTGATGTACAGGTAAACCGAGTCTCTAGCCTGACTAACAATCTTGCCATCCATGCGGTTCCTGGCGGCGAGGCGGGCTTCCCGGGAGCCAACATGGATATCCTTTCCATGCTACCTGGCTTCGGCATGAACTCGCTGGGTCCAATGACTTCCATGCCCGAAATATCGCCCATGACGCCGCCCATGGCCAGTCCTGTTGACGACCGTTATATATCGTCGCAACAGCAACCTTCGTGGGCGACGCCGTTTCCCGAGCCCGTGCCCTCTCAGGTTGCACAGCAGCAACCGCCACCCTCATTCCCCCCCTGTAGTCTCGCCAGCTCCAATGACTCCCAGCACCTCCATGACTCCCAGCCCGACAATGATGAACGCCACAAGTAtcaggagcaacagcagcagcagcagccacctCCCTGGGCTTGTTTCGAATGTGCGGCCGGCGGATCACACTCCTGGGTACCGCATAGTGTTTAA